Genomic DNA from Caloranaerobacter ferrireducens:
TTACTTTATTAGTGGGCTTATACCGACTTTATGGTTGATTTTTTTAGTATTTATGACATCAAATTATCTTTATTATCATAAACAAGCAAAAAGAGCATACTTTAATATAGGTATGTTTTTTACTATGTTTATATTGTCTCATTATATAATAAAAGCGGCGGGAAGGCAGATAAATTATATAAATAATATTGATGATATAATAAACTGTATAATATTTGGATTAACAATATTTATTGCAAATTGGATGATAGTTTTACTGCAAAATATAGGAGAGTTTAACGATGAAATAGCAAATGTAATAGAAGCTTTAAAATGGGATTTTTATACTAATTTTATAGTTATTCCATTATCTATATTAATGTCATATTCTTACCAGCAATATAGTTTTGTTGGATTAATTGTATTCATTTTATTGATTATGACTTTCAATTCGTTATTTAGATTAATGAGAAATCTGATATTTATCAATAAAGGATTAAGTTTATCTCATCAAGTTTCTGCATCGATAGTTTCTAAGCTTGATTTGAGTGAGACTATATCTAATATTTTAATTGGGATAAAGCAATTAGTGAATTGTGATTATTGTGCTTTGATTGAATTTGATAGAAGTAGTTGTACTGCTAAGACTCTAGATTTTAATGCAGAGGAATATATAAATTTTGATAGTAAAATAATTGATGATTACCTAACTAAGCACTTTGAAGAGATATTAACTTTAAAAGAAAGTTTTGTGCTTGAAGATGTTGGAAAGAGTAAATATATCGATGATTCTGCAAAAGTGCCAGAAGATTTGGTTTCGTTAATATATGAACCTTTGATTTTAGATAATGAAATAATTGGATGTGTATTAATTAGCAGTAAATATAGAGGTAGATTTTCTAAAGAGCAATTATATATTTTAGATAATCTGGCAAGCCAAATTGTGGTAGCTATAGAAAATGCAAGATTGTATAAAAAAGTATATAACAATGCTATAAAGGATGAGTTAACTGGATTATATAATCAGAGATATTTCTTTAATGCTTTAGATTCATTAACAGATACATGTTCGACTTGTACTTTTAAAAATTGTATCAAATGTAATAAAACTAGCCTTATAATTTTTGACATTGACCACTTTAAGAGAATTAATGATACTTATGGGCATCAGACAGGAGATAAAATACTTAGTGAAATAGCTAGTATTATAAGAAATAATGTCAGAGCAAATGATAAGGTATTCAGATATGGTGGAGAAGAGTTTACAGTAATATTACCAAAGATTGATCAACAACATGCTTATGATATAGCAGAGAGAATAAGGAAAGTTGTTGAAAATACTAAATTTTATAGTGTTGAAGGAGATGAAATAAAAGTAACAATAAGTGGTGGATTAGCTGAATTCCCAGAGGAAGCAGATTCTGGTGCTTCACTTTTGGCTTACGCAGATAGAGCTATGTATATAGGGGCCAAAAAACAAGGAAGAAATAAGATCAGTAAATACGCAGCAAGTATGTAGTTATTTTAGCTGATTGGGGGCGGGAGATTGAGGAGTTCGAGGAGGAAAAGGAAAAGTAAGAAGGACAAGTTATTGACAATATTTGTATTTTTTATCATAGCACCAGTTATATCAATAGCTATAGGAATTTTGATTGTTCAAAGTATAATAATGCCTCATTTTGAAGATGTTAATGATACTAACCTTACAAGCAAAATTGAAGATGATTTAAGTAATAATGAAAGTAATGAGAATATTGTTAAAGATATAGACAAACAGGAAATTAATGATTTAAAGAAATTAGAATTGACAATTGAAGGATTTGATCTATATAACATTCAATTAGGTAGTTTTAGTAATGTTGAAAATGCTAAGGCTTTAAGAAAGGAATTAAGAGAAAAAGGGGTAGATGGCTATATTGTTAAGATAAGTGACTATAAGGTGTTTTATGCGACTTTTCTTAACAGGGAAATTTGTGATGAAGTTTTAACGAGCATTAGAGAATCATATAAAGATGCATTTGTAAATAAAATAACTGTTGATGACTTTGTGATAAAATATGATAGTAATGAACAGGAAACTGCTGATATGATAAATGAAATTATTAAAACATTTAAGAATGCTTTTGATGAAGAGACTGCTTTGTGGCACTATGCTCTTGTAAAAAAAGATTTACAGGAGATACTTAAAACAATAAGGGAAAATAATGATCAAATAAGCAAATTGCTAAACAATATAGATAAGGATATAGAAAACCCTGATTTCAATGATGTATTAGATAATATCAGGATGCAGGTCAAAGAAAGAGAACAGATTTTACAAAGTCTAATAAATAATAAACAAAATATACAAGACAGTTATGACAAGTATTATAAAATGCTGTTTGATTTTATAAAAATTTTTAAATAGCTATAATAGGAGTGGTATTGTGAAATTAAAAGAAATAAAGGAAATACTAGATGCTGAAGTATTAACTGGTGAGGAATATCTAGATAGAGAAGTTCTTTCTGCTTTTGGGTCGGATTTAATGAGTGATGTTTTAGCTTTTGTAGATGATGGCTCAGTTTTGCTTACAGGATTAACAAATCCACAAGTTATTAGAACTGCTGAAATGATAGATTTATATGCTATTGTATTTGTAAGAGGCAAAAAACCAAGTAAAGAAATTATTGAAATGGCAAAATCACACAATATTACTGTTTTGCTGACTGACTATACATTGTATACATCATGTGGAAAGCTATATGAAAAAGGATTGAAAGGTATTTCTATAGAAGGAGTAACAAGATAGATGAATGAGAAAAATTCTATAAAGCTTGAATATGAGATTTTGCAGAATGATTTTACAAGAGCTGGTGAAGCTTCAAGTAATATAAAGAAAATTTTAAAACAGCTTGGAATAGAAGCTAAAATAGTTAGAAAAGTAGCTATAGCAACTTATGAAGCAGAGATGAATATAGTAATACATTCATATGGTGGAATAATTAAAGTTATAATAACAGAGCAGTATATTGATATCTATGCAATAGACAAAGGGCCTGGTATTAAAGATATTGAGTTAGCTATGAAAGAGGGTTATTCGACAGCACCAAATCATATTCGAGAATTGGGATTTGGAGCTGGAATGGGATTGCCAAATATGAAAAGATGTTCTGATGAATTTAATATAGAGTCTACTCCTAATGGAAAAACAGAAGTTTATATGAGGATTTATATAAGTAAATAAACAAAATCTAGTAGGTGATTTTTATGGAAGAGTACTTTCATTCAGTTGTACTTGATAAAGATAGATGTAATGGTTGTACAAATTGTATGAGAAGATGTCCGACAGAGGCAATAAGAGTAAGAGATAAGAAAGCTATAATCATAAAAGAGAGATGTATAGATTGTGGTGAATGTATAAGGGTATGTCCATATCATGCTCAACAGACACAGTTAGATACTTTAGATAAATTAAAGAAGTATAAATACAAGATAGCTATTTCTCCAATGACTATGTATGGTCAGTTTAATTTGGATAAAGATATGAATAAAGTTTTTAAAGGGATTAAAATGCTAGGATTCGATGAGGTATTTGATGAAGGATATGCAGCAGATATTATAACTTTGATCATTAGAGAAAACTTGAAAAACAACCAACAGCCAAAACCGCTTATTTCGTCTTTGTGTCCAGCAGTATTAAGATTGATACAAATTAGATTTCCTTCATTAATTGATAATATAATAAGAATCGAGTCACCTATGGAATTAGCTGCTAGATTAGCAAGAAAGAATGCTATGGAAAGATACGGTTTGAAGTCTGATGAAATAGGTATATTTTATATAACGCAATGTCCTGCTAAAGTTACAAGTATTAAAAATCCAATAGGTATAAAAAATTCGCATGTTGATGGCGCTATTTCTATAAAGCAGATATATGGAGATATAGTGAAAAATTCGAATACTGTTGAGAAGATAGAAGCTTTTAGAACAGCTTCTACTTATGGAATAGATTGGGCTAGAGCTGGAGGCCAGAGTAAGTCTATTGGAGTTGATAATTATATTGCAGTTGATGGAATAGATAATGTTATAAAAGTTTTGGAAGAAATTGAATTAGGTAAGCTGAATAATATTGAATACTTTGAAGGTTTAGCTTGTGTTGGGGGATGTGTTGGAGGACCGTTATGCGTTGAAAATCCATTTATAGCTAAAAGTAGAATTAGGAGATTAGCGGAAAAGCGTAATGATGAGATAAAAGTTTCAAGAGAATATGCTATAGAATTATATGATTCAGGTTTTGCTTGTTGGACTGAGAAAATTCAATCTAAAGGAGCTATGAAACTTGATGAAAATATAGTTGAAGCAATTAAGAAAATAGAAGAAATAAAAAAACTGACAAGTTTATTGCCTGGACTTGATTGTGGCTCATGTGGAGCACCTTCTTGTAGAGCTTTGGCTGAGGATATAGTAAGAGGGTATAGTAAAATAGAAGACTGTATATTCAAAGATTAGCCTAGGGAGGATACTTATGAGATTAGATAAAATAGTTAAGGAATTAGAGCTTGAAGTTTTAACTGAAAAAAATATTGAAAATGATGTAGAGGGAGTCTATATTGGTGATTTATTAAGCTTAGTAATGGCTAATGCTAATGAAAAAAACCTATGGATTACTATTCAAACGCATTTAAATATAATTGCTGTAGCTACTTTAGTAGGTTTGTCAGCTATTCTGATTGCAGAAGGTATGGAAGTTGAAGATGAAACTATAAAAAAAGCCAATGAAGTTGGCATACCAGTTTTAAGGTCAAAACTTAGTGCATATGAGTTAGCATGTAGATTATATGAATTAGGTGTTTAGTATGAGATTAAGCTATGATTTGCATATACATTCAGTATTGTCTCCATGTGGAGATAAGGATATGACACCAAATAATATTGTCAATATGGCGTATATTAAAGGGCTTGATATAATTTCAGTAACTGATCATAATACTATGGAAAATGTAGAAGCTGTTATGAAAGTAGCTAAAAAAAGAGATATTTTAGTTATACCTGGCATAGAGGTAACTACAAAAGAAGAAGTTCACGTATTATGTTATTTTAGAAATATTGAAGATGGTATGGAATTTCAAGATTTTATCTATAGAGGATTACCAGATATTAAAAATAATGAAAAGCTTTTTGGAAGCCAATTGTTAATGGATGAAGATGATAACATTATAGGAAAGATTGATAAGTTTCTTTTAAATAGTACTAAGTATACAATTAAAGAAATTAATGATTTTGTTAATAAACTAAATGGTGCTTTGGTACCAGCGCATGTTGATAAAAAATCTTATAGTATACTTGCCAATTTAGGCTTTATACCAGATGAACTTAATATAAAAACAGTTGAAGTTTCAAGCGATTATTTTTCTTTATCAACTGATACCTTAATCAATTTAGATAGATATAATGTACTTAAGAACTCTGATGCACATTATCTTGGCGATATCAATGAACCAATTGTGTTTTTAGATATAGAAAGAAAGAATATAAATTTTTTAATAGAATATCTTAATAAGAGTTGGAGGAATATAAGATGAAGGAGCTTTCCCTTCACATTTTAGATTTAGCTGAAAATTCAGTAAAAGCTGAAGCAACTAAAATAAATATTAGTATTTTTGAAGATACAGAGAGAGATTTATTGACAATAAATTTAGAGGATAACGGAAGAGGGATGGACGAAGAGTTACTAAAAAAAGTAGAAGATCCTTTTGTAACATCTAGAACAACTAGAAAAGTAGGCCTAGGAATTCCTTTGATGAAAGCGGCTGCTTTAAGGTGTGAAGGAGATTTTAAAATATCTTCAGAAATAGGTAAGGGAACTAAAGTAACAATTATTTTTAAGCATAGTCATATAGATAGAGCACCAATAGGAGATATTGGGCAAACAATAATTTCATTGATAAATGCAAATGAGAATATAGAAATTGTTTACAAGCATAGTTATAATGGAAATTGTTTTGTTTTTGATACCAAGGAAGTAAAAAATATACTAGGAGATGTGCCGATAAATGAAGCTCATATAATGTTGTGGATAAAGGATTATATCAATGAAAATGTAAGGAATCTTTATAGAAATAGTCAATGAGAATGACAATAAATAAACAATCTATTTTCTGTACAATTTCGATAAAAGGTGTTATAATTAAGTTAAAAATAATAGGACCCATGAGTGGGGGTCCTATATTTGTGTAAAATTTTGTCTATTTAAGTATTTTGTATACAAGATTTGTTTAAAAATTATTAAAATTATAAATAAGAGGTGAGATGTATGAAGTTAAAAAATCTTACCTTTAAAGGTGGTGTTCATCCGCCACACTTTAAAGAGTATACTGAGAAAATTCCGTTAGAAAAAGCAAAAGAACCACAAACAGTTATTATTCCAATGCAACAGCATATAGGCGCACCTTGTGAGCCAATTGTAAAGGTTGGAGATAGGGTTAAAATTGGACAGAAGATAGGTGAGCCAAAAGCATTTGTTTCTGCACCAATCCATTCTAGTATTGCAGGAATAGTGAAGAAAATTGTACCTTATACAAGTCCTACAGGTACACAAGTATTATCTGTAGTGATAGAATCAGATGGCAGTAATGAAGTAGATGAAAACGTTAAACCAAAAGGAGATTTAGATTCACTTACTAAAGAAGAAATCTTGAATATCATTAAAGAAGCAGGTATTACAGGGCTTGGAGGTGCAGGATTCCCTACTCATGTAAAATTATCACCACCTCCAGACAAAAAGATTGATACTATAATATTAAATGGTGCAGAGTGTGAGCCTTATTTAACATCTGACCATAGATTAATGCTTGAAACTCCTGAGAAGGTAGTATTTGGGCTAAAGGCTATTATGAAAGCTGTTGGTGTAAGTAAGGGATTTATCGGAATTGAAAACAATAAGCCAGATGCGATAGAAGCAATGGAGAAGGCTGTCAAAGATGAACCAAACATTGAAATAGCTACTTTGGTTACTAAGTATCCACAAGGAGACGAAAAACGATTAATTAATGCTGTTACAGGGAGAGAAGTACCATCTGGTGGATTACCGATGGATGTAGGCGTTATAGTTAATAACGTTGGTACTGCAGCAGCTATAGCAGATGCGATTCAGACAGGTATGCCACTTATACAAAGAATAGTTACAATAACAGGTAGTGCTGTAAATAAACCTAAAAATTTAATCGTTAAGATAGGAACTCCATTTAAAGAAGTGATAGAGCAATGTGGTGGATATAAAGGAAAGCCAGGAAAAATAATTATGGGTGGACCTATGATGGGTATTGCTCAGTTTACAGATGAGGTACCTGTTATTAAAGGAACATCAGGTATACTTGTATTAAATGAGAAAGAGGCTAAGATACCTGAGCCTAAACAATGTATTAGATGTGGTAAGTGTGTTGATATTTGTCCTGTTAATTTACAACCTCTATTTATAAGTCAGTTTGCATTAAAAAGCATGTATGATGAAGCTGAGAAGTATCATGCATTAGATTGTATTGAGTGCGGTTCATGTTCTTTTATTTGTCCATCAAAAAGACCTTTATTGCAGTCAATAAGAGTAGCTAAGAGGGAACTAATTTCTAGAAGAAAAAAAAGGTAAGTGATTGGAGGGAGAATAGTGGATAATAAGTTAATAGTTTCATCTTCTCCACATCTTAGATCAGATGAAACAATCAATAGAATCATGTTAGATGTAATAATAGCTTTATTACCAGCAACTTTAGCTAGTATCTACTATTTTAGATTTAATGCATTAAAGTTGATTGTATTAGCAGTATTAACTGCAGTGGTAACAGAAGCTTTAATTCAGAAATTATTGAAAAAGCCTATAACTGTAAATGATCTAAGTGCAGTTGTTACAGGTTTACTATTAGCCTTTAATATACCTGCATCAGCTCCTTGGTGGATACCAGTAATAGGTTCGGCTTTTGCAATTGCTATAGTAAAGCAGGCTTTTGGTGGATTAGGACACAATTTTATGAACCCAGCTTTAGCAGCAAGAGCTATGCTTTTAGCGTCATGGCCTGTTATTATGACTAATTGGGTAACTCCAGGGGCAGAAGCAGTAAGTACTGCAACACCTTTAGCTATTTTAAAAGGAGAAGCAGCTAATCAGGTTTTACCATCTTTAAAGGATGTATTCTTCGGAAATGTAGGAGGATGTTTAGGAGAAACATCAGCGATACTTTTAATTTTAGGTGGTGCATATTTACTTTATAGAGGTGTTATTAATTGGCGTATTCCTTTTACTTATATAGGTACAGTTGCAGTTATGATGCTGATTTTCGATGGTGGATTCACTAGCATGGTGTACCACATATTCGCAGGAGGACTTATGCTAGGTGCATTTTTCATGGCTACTGATTATGCGTCATCTCCTGTAACACCAAAAGGACAGATTATTTTTGGTATAGGCTGTGGTGTTATAACATCAGTAATAAGACTCTATGGTGGCTATCCTGAAGGGGTTTCGTATTCAATACTTCTTATGAATATAGTAGCACCTCTTTTAGATAAATATACTAGCCCAAGAGTATTTGGTGAGGTGAAGCAAAATGGGTGATATTATAAAATTAGGTTTAATACTATTACTGATAACTTCTATAGCGGCTTTAGTGTTAGGTTTTACTAATGATATGACTAAAGATGTTATTGCGAGTGTAGAAAATCAAGCGAGTGAAGTAGCAAGAAAAGAAGTGTTACCTCTAGCTGAAAGTTTCAAACCTTTAGATGAGAAAATATTAAATGAAATAATTAATAGTAATCCAAATGTAAGAGAGATATATAGTGGTTATTCTGAAAATGGTAGTTTAGTAGGATATGCTATAAAGACAGCAACTCCTGGATATGGAGGAGATGTTGAAGTTATAACAGGAATTTCATTAGAAAACAAAGTAACTGGTATAAAAGTAGTAAGTCACAAAGAAACTCCAGGTCTTGGAGCTAATGCAACTCAACCTAAGTTCCAAAATCAATTTAAAGATAAAGATGCTTCAAAAGAGTTAGTAGTAGTTAAAGGAAGTCCAAGTAGCGAAAATGAAATACAAGCACTTACTGGTGCTACAATAACATCAAGAGCTGTTACAAACGGTGTTAATCTAGCTAGAGAAATATTTATAAATAAGCTTGCGCAGTAGTACTTTCAGGCTTGGAGGTGTAGAGATGAGATTTATAGATAATTTGAAAAATGGTTTACTGAAGGAAAATCCAACATTTGTACAGCTTTTAGGTATGTGTCCGACATTAGCTGTAACAACAACAGCTTCTGATGGTATGGCAATGGGATTAGCGACAACTGCTGTATTAGTGAGTTCGAATTTAGTTATTTCTTTATTAAGAAAAGTTATTCCAAGTAAAATTAGAATACCTTCATATATAGTAATTGTTGCTACATTTGTTACTCTTATAGACATGTTTATGCATGCTTATGCAATTGACTTATATAGGTCTTTAGGATTGTTTATACCTTTAATTGTTGTTAACTGTTTAATATTGGGTAGAGCTGAGTCTTTTGCTTCGAAAAATAATCCTGTTGATTCAATAGTAGACGGAATTGGTATGGGATTAGGATTTACATGGGCTCTTACTCTTTTAGGAATTGTAAGAGAGTTACTTGGAGCAGGAAGTGTATTTGGAATTCAAATATTTGGTGAAGCTTTCAAACCAGCTCTAATAATGATATTACCTCCTGGAGCTTTCTTAGCATTAGGTGTTTTAATAGGATTATTTAACTGGCTAAAGTCAAGAAAGACTGCTAGAGTATAGAGGGGGTTTGTAGATGAGTATAGGAGGATTATTTGTAATATTAATAAGCGCAATGCTAGTGAATAACTTTGTACTTTCTAGATTCTTAGGTATTTGTCCTTTCCTTGGAGTATCTAAGCAGGTAGAAACTGCTTTTGGTATGGGAATGGCTGTAACATTCGTAATGACTTTGGCGTCTATTATAACTTATGTTGTACATCATACTATACTAGTGAGTTTAGGATTAGAATATTTGCAAACTATAGCTTTTATTCTAATTATTGCTGCACTAGTTCAGTTAGTTGAAATGTTTATTCAGAAGATGAGTCCAACATTGTATCAGGCTTTAGGGGTATATTTACCACTTATTACTACAAACTGTGCGGTATTAGGATTGGCAATAATTAACATTCAAGAAAACTATAATTTAATAGAAACTATTGTACATTCATTAGGTGCGTCTGTAGGTTTTTCCTTAGCGATAGTACTTTTTGCGGGTATTAGAGAAAGACTGGCATTAGCTGATGTACCAGAATCTTTAAAAGGATTCCCAATTGCTTTAATAACAGCAGGATTAATGTCAATAGCATTTTTAGGTTTCACTGGTCTTGTATAGGAGGTGACAATCATGTCTACTAGTATTTTATATTCAGTTTTAAGTTTAGGTGGTTTAGGGTTATTATTTGGTGTTGGTTTAGCAATTGCCTCAAAAGTATTTGCTGTAGAGGTTGATCCAAAGGTTGAAGCAATAAGAGAAGCATTACCAGGTGCAAATTGTGGTGCATGTGGTTTTCCTGGATGTGACGGTTTTGCAAATGCAGTAGCTAGTGGTAAAGCTCCTGTGAATGG
This window encodes:
- a CDS encoding PHP domain-containing protein; protein product: MRLSYDLHIHSVLSPCGDKDMTPNNIVNMAYIKGLDIISVTDHNTMENVEAVMKVAKKRDILVIPGIEVTTKEEVHVLCYFRNIEDGMEFQDFIYRGLPDIKNNEKLFGSQLLMDEDDNIIGKIDKFLLNSTKYTIKEINDFVNKLNGALVPAHVDKKSYSILANLGFIPDELNIKTVEVSSDYFSLSTDTLINLDRYNVLKNSDAHYLGDINEPIVFLDIERKNINFLIEYLNKSWRNIR
- the rsxE gene encoding electron transport complex subunit RsxE, which gives rise to MRFIDNLKNGLLKENPTFVQLLGMCPTLAVTTTASDGMAMGLATTAVLVSSNLVISLLRKVIPSKIRIPSYIVIVATFVTLIDMFMHAYAIDLYRSLGLFIPLIVVNCLILGRAESFASKNNPVDSIVDGIGMGLGFTWALTLLGIVRELLGAGSVFGIQIFGEAFKPALIMILPPGAFLALGVLIGLFNWLKSRKTARV
- a CDS encoding RnfABCDGE type electron transport complex subunit G, which produces MGDIIKLGLILLLITSIAALVLGFTNDMTKDVIASVENQASEVARKEVLPLAESFKPLDEKILNEIINSNPNVREIYSGYSENGSLVGYAIKTATPGYGGDVEVITGISLENKVTGIKVVSHKETPGLGANATQPKFQNQFKDKDASKELVVVKGSPSSENEIQALTGATITSRAVTNGVNLAREIFINKLAQ
- a CDS encoding DRTGG domain-containing protein — translated: MKLKEIKEILDAEVLTGEEYLDREVLSAFGSDLMSDVLAFVDDGSVLLTGLTNPQVIRTAEMIDLYAIVFVRGKKPSKEIIEMAKSHNITVLLTDYTLYTSCGKLYEKGLKGISIEGVTR
- the rsxC gene encoding electron transport complex subunit RsxC, whose product is MKLKNLTFKGGVHPPHFKEYTEKIPLEKAKEPQTVIIPMQQHIGAPCEPIVKVGDRVKIGQKIGEPKAFVSAPIHSSIAGIVKKIVPYTSPTGTQVLSVVIESDGSNEVDENVKPKGDLDSLTKEEILNIIKEAGITGLGGAGFPTHVKLSPPPDKKIDTIILNGAECEPYLTSDHRLMLETPEKVVFGLKAIMKAVGVSKGFIGIENNKPDAIEAMEKAVKDEPNIEIATLVTKYPQGDEKRLINAVTGREVPSGGLPMDVGVIVNNVGTAAAIADAIQTGMPLIQRIVTITGSAVNKPKNLIVKIGTPFKEVIEQCGGYKGKPGKIIMGGPMMGIAQFTDEVPVIKGTSGILVLNEKEAKIPEPKQCIRCGKCVDICPVNLQPLFISQFALKSMYDEAEKYHALDCIECGSCSFICPSKRPLLQSIRVAKRELISRRKKR
- a CDS encoding SPOR domain-containing protein codes for the protein MRSSRRKRKSKKDKLLTIFVFFIIAPVISIAIGILIVQSIIMPHFEDVNDTNLTSKIEDDLSNNESNENIVKDIDKQEINDLKKLELTIEGFDLYNIQLGSFSNVENAKALRKELREKGVDGYIVKISDYKVFYATFLNREICDEVLTSIRESYKDAFVNKITVDDFVIKYDSNEQETADMINEIIKTFKNAFDEETALWHYALVKKDLQEILKTIRENNDQISKLLNNIDKDIENPDFNDVLDNIRMQVKEREQILQSLINNKQNIQDSYDKYYKMLFDFIKIFK
- a CDS encoding ATP-binding protein, yielding MKELSLHILDLAENSVKAEATKINISIFEDTERDLLTINLEDNGRGMDEELLKKVEDPFVTSRTTRKVGLGIPLMKAAALRCEGDFKISSEIGKGTKVTIIFKHSHIDRAPIGDIGQTIISLINANENIEIVYKHSYNGNCFVFDTKEVKNILGDVPINEAHIMLWIKDYINENVRNLYRNSQ
- a CDS encoding RnfABCDGE type electron transport complex subunit D, which produces MVDNKLIVSSSPHLRSDETINRIMLDVIIALLPATLASIYYFRFNALKLIVLAVLTAVVTEALIQKLLKKPITVNDLSAVVTGLLLAFNIPASAPWWIPVIGSAFAIAIVKQAFGGLGHNFMNPALAARAMLLASWPVIMTNWVTPGAEAVSTATPLAILKGEAANQVLPSLKDVFFGNVGGCLGETSAILLILGGAYLLYRGVINWRIPFTYIGTVAVMMLIFDGGFTSMVYHIFAGGLMLGAFFMATDYASSPVTPKGQIIFGIGCGVITSVIRLYGGYPEGVSYSILLMNIVAPLLDKYTSPRVFGEVKQNG
- the rsxA gene encoding electron transport complex subunit RsxA codes for the protein MSIGGLFVILISAMLVNNFVLSRFLGICPFLGVSKQVETAFGMGMAVTFVMTLASIITYVVHHTILVSLGLEYLQTIAFILIIAALVQLVEMFIQKMSPTLYQALGVYLPLITTNCAVLGLAIINIQENYNLIETIVHSLGASVGFSLAIVLFAGIRERLALADVPESLKGFPIALITAGLMSIAFLGFTGLV
- a CDS encoding DRTGG domain-containing protein, whose amino-acid sequence is MRLDKIVKELELEVLTEKNIENDVEGVYIGDLLSLVMANANEKNLWITIQTHLNIIAVATLVGLSAILIAEGMEVEDETIKKANEVGIPVLRSKLSAYELACRLYELGV
- a CDS encoding [Fe-Fe] hydrogenase large subunit C-terminal domain-containing protein, which translates into the protein MEEYFHSVVLDKDRCNGCTNCMRRCPTEAIRVRDKKAIIIKERCIDCGECIRVCPYHAQQTQLDTLDKLKKYKYKIAISPMTMYGQFNLDKDMNKVFKGIKMLGFDEVFDEGYAADIITLIIRENLKNNQQPKPLISSLCPAVLRLIQIRFPSLIDNIIRIESPMELAARLARKNAMERYGLKSDEIGIFYITQCPAKVTSIKNPIGIKNSHVDGAISIKQIYGDIVKNSNTVEKIEAFRTASTYGIDWARAGGQSKSIGVDNYIAVDGIDNVIKVLEEIELGKLNNIEYFEGLACVGGCVGGPLCVENPFIAKSRIRRLAEKRNDEIKVSREYAIELYDSGFACWTEKIQSKGAMKLDENIVEAIKKIEEIKKLTSLLPGLDCGSCGAPSCRALAEDIVRGYSKIEDCIFKD
- a CDS encoding sensor domain-containing diguanylate cyclase, producing the protein MLSKLRKHYEIIIGTIGFGLLFLLTITNKEHYYFDISLFAILSISGILLESISIKIDDFTVTLGSAVMLGSYFISGLIPTLWLIFLVFMTSNYLYYHKQAKRAYFNIGMFFTMFILSHYIIKAAGRQINYINNIDDIINCIIFGLTIFIANWMIVLLQNIGEFNDEIANVIEALKWDFYTNFIVIPLSILMSYSYQQYSFVGLIVFILLIMTFNSLFRLMRNLIFINKGLSLSHQVSASIVSKLDLSETISNILIGIKQLVNCDYCALIEFDRSSCTAKTLDFNAEEYINFDSKIIDDYLTKHFEEILTLKESFVLEDVGKSKYIDDSAKVPEDLVSLIYEPLILDNEIIGCVLISSKYRGRFSKEQLYILDNLASQIVVAIENARLYKKVYNNAIKDELTGLYNQRYFFNALDSLTDTCSTCTFKNCIKCNKTSLIIFDIDHFKRINDTYGHQTGDKILSEIASIIRNNVRANDKVFRYGGEEFTVILPKIDQQHAYDIAERIRKVVENTKFYSVEGDEIKVTISGGLAEFPEEADSGASLLAYADRAMYIGAKKQGRNKISKYAASM
- a CDS encoding ATP-binding protein encodes the protein MNEKNSIKLEYEILQNDFTRAGEASSNIKKILKQLGIEAKIVRKVAIATYEAEMNIVIHSYGGIIKVIITEQYIDIYAIDKGPGIKDIELAMKEGYSTAPNHIRELGFGAGMGLPNMKRCSDEFNIESTPNGKTEVYMRIYISK